The Paenibacillus sp. YPG26 genome includes a window with the following:
- a CDS encoding chemotaxis protein CheW, whose amino-acid sequence MTVTSQIGGVQFVVFSINSQLYSLSIEEVVEILRVPSITSVPGISEVIEGVINLRGSIIPVVNMHKRFNLPLPTKHKKNRVVIVQGDNENIGLMVEEVSMVTKFDEDDVEPMPGQALEEDMFLGFAKNEGQVIGVLNLNKVLYDHHDLS is encoded by the coding sequence GTGACCGTCACAAGTCAAATCGGCGGAGTGCAGTTTGTTGTATTCTCCATTAACAGTCAATTGTATTCTCTATCGATTGAAGAAGTTGTTGAAATCCTGAGAGTACCTTCCATTACTAGCGTACCTGGAATTAGTGAAGTCATTGAGGGTGTAATCAATTTAAGAGGAAGTATTATCCCTGTCGTCAATATGCACAAGAGATTCAATCTGCCTCTTCCAACCAAGCACAAAAAGAATCGTGTAGTCATTGTTCAAGGGGACAATGAGAACATCGGTCTGATGGTTGAAGAGGTCAGCATGGTAACCAAATTCGACGAAGATGATGTAGAGCCCATGCCCGGACAGGCACTGGAAGAAGATATGTTTTTGGGTTTTGCGAAGAATGAAGGTCAGGTCATAGGTGTCTTGAATCTCAATAAAGTGCTGTATGACCATCACGATTTAAGTTAG
- a CDS encoding diaminopimelate epimerase produces MKREIDFVKFNPTQNMTILVKTKHAPEEHTPIASRMMSYDHVYAEQVGFIEEPRKHEAAVHLQMAGGEFCGNACMALAAYLASEQGSGSHEMTEIVLEASGIDQLVTCQVKTTPDKYFVQVAMPVPSTVELKTVKYDGEALRLVIVRYRDFVHIVIEVEQFSAHMRQTAEGLARLLGVIMDASLIGILLFKPDSDELAPLIYVPRLDSMIWERGCGSGTASIGAYLAWKNKREITLPVMQPGGTIHVTANWTNDGITAISIEGTVGIVAQGKAFIEV; encoded by the coding sequence ATGAAACGGGAGATCGATTTCGTGAAATTCAATCCTACACAGAATATGACGATTCTTGTGAAGACAAAGCATGCGCCAGAAGAGCATACACCCATTGCTTCCAGAATGATGTCCTATGATCATGTGTACGCCGAACAGGTAGGTTTTATTGAGGAACCCCGAAAGCATGAGGCCGCAGTCCATCTTCAAATGGCGGGGGGTGAGTTCTGTGGCAACGCTTGTATGGCATTAGCCGCTTATCTGGCTTCCGAGCAAGGAAGCGGCAGTCACGAGATGACAGAAATCGTATTGGAAGCGTCGGGAATAGATCAGCTTGTCACCTGTCAGGTCAAAACCACCCCAGACAAGTACTTCGTTCAAGTCGCTATGCCTGTACCCTCAACAGTAGAGCTAAAGACTGTGAAGTACGACGGGGAAGCCCTTCGCCTTGTCATTGTAAGGTATAGGGACTTTGTTCATATTGTGATTGAAGTTGAACAATTCAGCGCTCACATGAGACAAACGGCCGAGGGCTTGGCAAGGCTGCTTGGTGTAATTATGGATGCGAGTTTGATCGGGATTCTGCTGTTCAAGCCGGATTCCGATGAACTGGCCCCGCTCATCTATGTTCCCCGGCTGGACAGTATGATCTGGGAAAGGGGCTGTGGATCTGGCACGGCTTCAATTGGTGCCTATCTTGCATGGAAGAACAAGCGCGAGATTACTCTCCCGGTTATGCAGCCTGGCGGCACAATCCATGTAACTGCCAACTGGACGAATGACGGGATTACAGCCATAAGCATAGAGGGAACCGTTGGAATTGTGGCTCAGGGTAAGGCTTTTATTGAAGTATAG
- a CDS encoding SAM-dependent methyltransferase encodes MEIRQFYQQLAYFQEKFGILAEQYDGTLHPSTELETIIDEYSTFVTREDYRKIWIEAVHQAPLELLHKIEKLRSSSALCVEIMEKYRALKLLKGASERTDYFHNIEACIEKEFGSFHVTADSKVVMVGSGSFPMTPLLIAKRTGARVTGIDIDEEAIELGRRVIDRLGDGLDITLEQVTLEQLAATRDATHIIFSSTIPNKYELLDQLHPITQEQVVVAMRYGDQLKSLFNYPMREVDEHKWRLVQNVIQPSHVFDIALYQHAVSQADNLRRSE; translated from the coding sequence ATGGAGATCAGACAGTTTTACCAACAATTAGCGTATTTTCAGGAGAAGTTCGGCATACTTGCTGAACAATACGATGGAACCCTGCATCCCAGCACAGAGCTGGAGACGATTATTGACGAATACTCCACATTTGTAACCCGTGAGGACTACCGGAAGATCTGGATCGAGGCCGTGCACCAGGCACCCCTTGAGCTGTTACATAAGATAGAGAAATTAAGAAGTTCGTCAGCACTGTGTGTTGAGATTATGGAGAAATACCGGGCCTTGAAGCTGCTGAAAGGAGCGTCAGAACGAACCGATTATTTCCATAACATCGAAGCCTGCATTGAGAAAGAGTTCGGCAGCTTTCACGTCACAGCCGACTCCAAAGTGGTCATGGTAGGATCGGGATCCTTCCCAATGACCCCGCTGTTAATTGCCAAGCGAACCGGTGCCAGGGTAACCGGGATTGATATTGATGAGGAAGCCATAGAGCTTGGGCGGAGAGTCATTGACAGGCTGGGAGATGGGCTGGATATCACGCTGGAGCAGGTTACACTTGAACAACTTGCAGCCACCCGGGACGCCACACACATCATTTTCAGCTCGACAATTCCAAATAAATATGAGCTGTTAGATCAGCTCCATCCCATTACCCAGGAGCAGGTCGTCGTAGCCATGAGATACGGAGATCAGTTGAAATCCTTGTTCAACTATCCTATGAGGGAAGTCGACGAACACAAATGGCGGCTCGTCCAGAATGTGATACAGCCTTCCCATGTGTTTGATATCGCGCTGTATCAGCATGCCGTATCCCAAGCTGACAACCTGAGGAGGTCAGAATGA
- a CDS encoding opine metallophore biosynthesis dehydrogenase produces MSVMKRILIAGTGPTSVQMAVSLKTHLNCCVGIAGRQSVRSDPFFAEVKKNNHVLRADIQNEQHRKLQGECCIDHVFHGYGSIHGEWDTVILSVTADAYIEVLTQLKDELLHQLRCVVLLSPTFGSCALVRGFMMERHSDAEVISFSTYLGDTRWAQGCPSNHVITTAVKRKVFIGSTHAPSFHLEKFGELFGQLGIALEVMKSPIEAETRNISLYVHPPLFMNEFSLGIIFGGDLPSRKYVYKLFPEGPITQGLIRSMLTLWKEISAVIGKLNLEGVNLLKFMTDDNYPVRPESLTRHDIDQFMHLEAIHQEYLLYVRYASLLIDPFSEPDPDGRYFDFSAVPIPRIFSNKEGLWDIPRMPKEDYYRLKIIQGIARHLDSACPAIDHFIGIYERTISETALSLGGEPLSEAFVVQSFDKDIKRICKEIQHWRNEHVEK; encoded by the coding sequence ATGAGTGTAATGAAGCGCATCCTGATTGCTGGAACTGGCCCCACTTCCGTTCAAATGGCTGTATCTCTGAAGACACATTTGAATTGCTGTGTTGGCATTGCCGGTCGCCAATCGGTCCGCTCAGACCCATTTTTTGCCGAGGTTAAGAAGAATAATCACGTCCTCCGGGCAGACATACAGAATGAACAACACCGCAAGCTGCAGGGGGAGTGCTGTATTGACCATGTGTTTCATGGATATGGAAGCATTCATGGAGAATGGGATACCGTTATTCTATCCGTAACCGCGGATGCTTACATCGAGGTACTGACCCAGCTCAAGGATGAACTGCTGCACCAGCTCCGGTGTGTGGTCCTGCTCTCCCCCACTTTTGGCTCGTGTGCTTTGGTTCGCGGCTTCATGATGGAGCGGCATTCTGACGCTGAGGTGATCAGCTTCTCCACCTATTTGGGGGATACCCGCTGGGCACAGGGCTGCCCGTCCAATCATGTGATCACAACGGCCGTGAAGAGAAAGGTGTTCATCGGATCAACGCACGCTCCCTCCTTTCATCTCGAGAAGTTTGGAGAATTATTTGGACAATTAGGGATCGCCCTGGAAGTAATGAAATCGCCAATTGAAGCGGAGACGAGGAATATTTCTTTGTATGTCCATCCTCCCCTGTTCATGAATGAATTCTCACTTGGCATCATATTCGGCGGCGATCTGCCAAGCAGGAAATATGTGTATAAGCTCTTCCCTGAAGGGCCGATCACACAGGGATTGATCCGCAGTATGCTCACCTTGTGGAAAGAAATATCAGCAGTTATTGGGAAGCTGAACTTGGAGGGTGTCAATCTGCTGAAATTCATGACTGACGATAACTACCCGGTGCGGCCAGAGAGCTTAACCCGCCATGATATTGATCAATTTATGCATTTGGAAGCCATTCATCAAGAATACCTGCTCTACGTCCGGTATGCCTCCCTGCTGATTGATCCTTTCTCAGAGCCGGACCCGGATGGGAGATATTTCGATTTCTCGGCAGTCCCCATTCCACGAATATTCAGCAATAAGGAAGGACTTTGGGACATTCCCCGTATGCCTAAGGAAGATTACTACCGTCTCAAGATCATTCAGGGGATTGCAAGACATTTGGACTCGGCTTGTCCGGCAATTGACCATTTCATCGGCATCTATGAGCGCACAATCTCGGAGACCGCGTTGTCACTGGGAGGTGAGCCCTTGTCAGAAGCCTTTGTCGTCCAAAGCTTTGACAAGGACATTAAGCGGATTTGCAAGGAAATTCAGCACTGGAGGAATGAACATGTTGAGAAATAG
- the nikA gene encoding nickel ABC transporter substrate-binding protein — protein sequence MLRNRTIMITTIILAMALLAGCSGGSAAESKTVNKVQELVYATSKDINDMNPHLYGGSMPAQGMVYESLVENTQEGIKPLLAESWDISEDGRIYTFHLKKNVKFHDGEPFNADAVTRNIEAVQSNAAKHSWIKLSTKIKSVRAVSEYDVQLELTEPYYPALLELAMTRPYVFLSPKDFENGGTKDGVRGYNGTGPYKLAEHKTDQYAVFEANEHYWGGTPKVKKVTAKVLPAGETTFLALQKGEVNFIFTDDRGADSIDVEAMKQLADTGDYQIVTSEPMNTKLIVANSSKAGSPVQEKAVREALWYSIDRDTIREQIVQGTETTANTLFSTNVNYANVELKQRDYNLDTAGKLLEQAGWTLDAGTGIRSKSGHKLIMKLYYDANSSSQKTQAEFIQSTAKQIGISLELAGEESSSIAKRRASGDYDLLFNQTWGLAYDPQSTISAFTSEASYYHTTRDIIRAGELYKKIDEVMVSRDEAVRKSLYADILQIVHDEALFIPITNGRVTVVAPRSLNGISFKQTQFELPFEQMYFK from the coding sequence ATGTTGAGAAATAGGACTATTATGATTACTACCATAATCTTAGCCATGGCGCTGCTTGCTGGCTGCAGCGGAGGCTCGGCGGCTGAGAGCAAGACGGTGAACAAAGTTCAGGAGCTGGTCTATGCCACATCCAAGGACATTAATGATATGAATCCCCACTTATACGGGGGCTCTATGCCGGCACAAGGCATGGTATATGAGTCATTGGTTGAGAACACGCAAGAAGGTATCAAGCCCCTGCTCGCTGAGTCCTGGGATATCTCCGAAGACGGGAGAATCTACACCTTTCACCTGAAGAAAAATGTGAAATTCCACGATGGGGAACCCTTTAACGCGGATGCCGTGACCCGAAATATTGAAGCCGTTCAAAGCAATGCGGCTAAGCATTCCTGGATTAAGCTGTCAACCAAAATTAAAAGCGTCCGCGCGGTAAGTGAGTACGATGTCCAATTAGAGTTGACTGAACCTTATTATCCGGCGCTGCTTGAGCTGGCGATGACCAGACCCTATGTATTCCTGTCACCTAAGGACTTCGAGAATGGCGGAACGAAGGATGGAGTAAGAGGTTATAACGGAACCGGCCCCTACAAGCTTGCTGAGCATAAGACCGATCAATATGCCGTCTTTGAAGCCAATGAGCATTATTGGGGTGGGACTCCCAAAGTCAAGAAAGTTACAGCTAAAGTACTTCCAGCAGGTGAGACCACATTCCTTGCTCTGCAAAAAGGAGAGGTCAATTTCATCTTCACGGATGACCGGGGCGCTGACAGCATCGATGTGGAAGCGATGAAGCAGCTGGCGGACACGGGCGACTACCAGATTGTCACAAGCGAGCCGATGAATACGAAACTGATCGTGGCCAACAGCAGCAAGGCAGGTAGTCCTGTGCAGGAGAAAGCCGTTCGCGAGGCGCTATGGTACTCCATCGACAGGGACACCATCAGAGAACAGATTGTTCAAGGCACCGAGACCACCGCGAACACCTTGTTCTCCACCAATGTCAATTATGCCAATGTGGAGCTGAAGCAGCGGGATTATAATCTGGACACAGCGGGCAAGCTTCTGGAACAAGCGGGCTGGACCCTTGATGCTGGAACTGGAATCAGAAGCAAATCAGGCCATAAATTGATCATGAAGCTATACTACGACGCCAATTCTTCTTCGCAAAAAACACAAGCCGAGTTCATCCAAAGCACAGCCAAGCAGATCGGCATCAGCCTGGAGCTTGCGGGTGAAGAATCCTCTTCTATCGCCAAAAGAAGAGCATCGGGAGACTACGATTTGCTGTTCAATCAAACCTGGGGGCTGGCGTACGATCCGCAGAGTACGATCAGTGCATTTACCTCTGAGGCATCCTACTACCACACTACCAGAGACATCATTAGAGCAGGTGAGCTGTACAAGAAGATTGATGAGGTCATGGTATCCAGGGATGAGGCAGTTCGAAAGTCATTATACGCGGATATTCTGCAAATTGTTCATGATGAGGCGCTGTTCATTCCTATTACGAACGGGCGCGTTACCGTAGTCGCTCCACGAAGCCTGAACGGTATTTCATTCAAGCAGACCCAATTTGAGCTGCCATTTGAACAAATGTACTTTAAATGA
- the opp1B gene encoding nickel/cobalt ABC transporter permease, with amino-acid sequence MSRYILMRVLLSIPLLVIISFLTFVLYNLTPSNPAEFVLQAQGVPVITSGLIAETEKALGLDQPFFLRYLKWFISCLQLDFGSSYVTSQPVWSLLGPALLNTFKLTIVSITAIIAVSLLLGIICALRQGRMLDTSVRGIAFLMTSTPSYCLAALLIWYFSVKLDLLPTSGMDSYASYVLPASVITISYAGIYFRIIRSSIISNLNEDYVLYGRACGLSGYTITLHLLRNSLHTALSVFGMAIPVILGSTVVVENLFAWPGLGTLSVRAILSRDFPVIQAYVLVLAAAFVLFNTLSDIMSVMLNPKLRKDL; translated from the coding sequence ATGAGCCGCTATATCTTGATGAGAGTGCTTCTCTCCATCCCTTTACTAGTCATCATCTCGTTTCTTACCTTTGTCCTTTACAATCTGACACCCTCTAACCCGGCCGAATTCGTATTACAAGCACAGGGTGTCCCCGTGATTACGAGCGGGTTAATCGCCGAGACCGAGAAAGCGCTCGGCTTGGATCAGCCATTTTTTCTGCGTTATTTGAAATGGTTCATTTCCTGCCTGCAGCTTGATTTCGGCAGCTCCTACGTGACCTCACAACCGGTGTGGTCACTGCTAGGTCCTGCTCTCCTCAACACATTCAAGCTGACCATAGTATCCATTACAGCCATTATTGCGGTATCTCTGCTGCTTGGCATTATCTGTGCATTAAGACAAGGGAGAATGCTGGACACATCTGTCCGGGGAATCGCCTTTCTTATGACCTCCACCCCCTCCTATTGTCTGGCCGCACTTCTAATATGGTATTTCTCTGTAAAGCTGGACCTGCTGCCAACCAGCGGCATGGATTCCTATGCAAGCTATGTCCTGCCAGCCTCGGTAATTACGATTAGTTATGCAGGGATTTATTTCAGAATCATCAGAAGCTCGATCATCAGTAATCTGAACGAAGATTATGTGCTGTACGGCAGGGCCTGCGGTTTAAGCGGTTATACAATCACCCTTCATTTGTTACGAAATTCATTGCATACCGCCCTGTCTGTGTTCGGCATGGCCATCCCGGTAATCCTGGGGAGCACGGTCGTTGTGGAGAACCTGTTCGCTTGGCCCGGACTTGGAACGCTTAGTGTCAGAGCTATTCTAAGCCGGGATTTCCCGGTCATTCAGGCGTATGTGCTTGTCCTTGCAGCGGCCTTCGTCCTGTTCAATACCTTATCTGACATTATGAGCGTGATGCTGAACCCCAAGCTAAGGAAGGATCTGTAG
- the opp1C gene encoding nickel/cobalt ABC transporter permease — protein MRIIRQISRDKIAALCLFMITATLLAGIFAPIVAPNDPQEVHMELRFAAPSWEYGLGNDQLGRCILSRLIYGIRPSVLWVLAALAISVGIGTMVGLVAGYFRGVTDAILMRICDIMLSFPGYVMVLATIAILGVGLESILVAFILMKWAWFARMIRATVMQLTDTEYVMFSKAIGQSSMKIMMKHIVPVSLPDIAVISSSSFGSMIMQISGFSFLGLGIQAPGAEWGMMLNEARAVMFSRPELMLAPGIAIITLVSAVNFLSDALQTALDPKLATTRYLMKDEAYQADRKLQAKEVI, from the coding sequence ATGAGAATTATTAGACAAATAAGCAGAGACAAAATAGCTGCACTGTGCTTATTCATGATTACAGCAACCCTGCTTGCTGGCATCTTTGCTCCCATAGTTGCACCTAATGACCCTCAGGAAGTACATATGGAGCTGCGTTTCGCAGCCCCTTCCTGGGAATATGGACTAGGCAACGATCAACTTGGTCGCTGTATTCTGTCTCGGTTAATCTATGGGATCCGCCCTAGTGTACTCTGGGTGCTGGCCGCTCTGGCCATATCCGTAGGAATTGGAACGATGGTAGGTTTGGTTGCGGGCTACTTTAGGGGCGTTACGGATGCCATCCTGATGAGGATATGCGATATTATGCTTTCTTTTCCGGGCTATGTCATGGTACTGGCTACCATTGCTATTCTGGGCGTAGGACTGGAAAGTATTCTTGTTGCTTTTATTCTAATGAAATGGGCATGGTTTGCCCGCATGATCAGAGCCACAGTTATGCAATTAACAGATACCGAGTATGTAATGTTCTCCAAAGCAATCGGGCAGAGCAGCATGAAGATCATGATGAAGCATATTGTTCCCGTCTCACTGCCGGACATTGCTGTCATCTCAAGCAGTTCTTTTGGGTCTATGATTATGCAAATTTCGGGTTTCTCTTTCCTTGGGCTGGGCATCCAGGCTCCCGGAGCGGAATGGGGAATGATGCTTAACGAGGCAAGAGCCGTAATGTTCTCAAGGCCTGAGCTTATGCTGGCCCCGGGTATCGCGATAATCACGCTTGTCTCGGCTGTCAACTTTTTGTCGGACGCGCTTCAGACCGCTCTTGACCCAAAGCTCGCAACCACACGGTATCTGATGAAGGATGAAGCCTATCAGGCGGACAGGAAGCTTCAAGCGAAGGAGGTGATCTGA
- a CDS encoding ABC transporter ATP-binding protein, with product MSKNILEVSNLQILDSLTGKKLVHDSTFQLAHGSCLGIVGESGSGKSLTCRAISRLNKAGLRQSGGIRLGEVQLAELSEREMRNIRGRQICMIVQNGMRAFDPSSVIGVHLRETLTRHFGWSRAEIITRMKASMESVMLKDPISVMNSYPHQLSGGMLQRVMIALALVMEPDVIIADEPTTALDTLSQFEVIEQFVQLRARIGSSVIFVTHDLGIVRKIADEVIVMKDGIIVEQGPTHDIFARPKHEYTRCLVSTRAALNQHFKEIMGGVSHTDC from the coding sequence TTGTCCAAGAACATTCTGGAAGTCTCTAACCTGCAAATATTGGATAGCCTGACCGGCAAGAAGCTGGTTCATGACAGCACCTTCCAGCTTGCACATGGCAGCTGCCTAGGCATTGTCGGGGAGAGCGGCAGCGGCAAGTCCCTGACCTGCAGAGCCATATCAAGATTGAACAAGGCCGGTCTTCGCCAATCCGGCGGCATTCGGCTTGGAGAAGTTCAACTAGCTGAACTGTCCGAGAGAGAAATGAGGAATATAAGAGGACGGCAGATCTGCATGATCGTGCAAAATGGGATGCGGGCCTTTGATCCCTCCTCTGTCATAGGTGTCCATCTTCGAGAAACGCTAACCAGGCATTTCGGCTGGAGCCGGGCAGAGATCATTACCCGAATGAAAGCGTCCATGGAGAGCGTGATGCTGAAGGACCCGATCTCGGTGATGAACAGTTACCCGCACCAGCTGTCAGGTGGCATGCTGCAGCGGGTGATGATCGCGCTGGCCCTTGTAATGGAGCCGGATGTGATCATCGCTGATGAACCGACCACGGCTCTTGATACCCTTTCACAGTTCGAGGTCATCGAACAGTTCGTTCAGTTGCGGGCAAGGATAGGCAGCTCGGTGATCTTCGTCACTCACGATCTGGGTATTGTCAGAAAAATTGCGGATGAGGTGATAGTCATGAAGGACGGTATCATTGTGGAGCAGGGACCAACTCATGATATATTCGCTAGACCGAAGCATGAATATACCCGCTGCCTGGTATCGACCAGAGCCGCGCTGAATCAGCACTTCAAGGAGATCATGGGAGGTGTGAGCCATACTGATTGTTGA
- a CDS encoding ABC transporter ATP-binding protein, with the protein MLIVEHVDKSYKKGGLWSRNHQRVLTNISFNWKPGECLGIIGESGSGKSTLGRLLLGIDKPDQGRIAWQDRHVGERGTRLGSLSAVFQDYTSSINPFYTVEQAIAEPLKLLKVNPGECQAKVEQLLHQVGLNSSYRTRYPHELSGGEAQRVCIARALSTEPRCILLDEAISSLDGSVQIQILELLKSLRVLYNMGYIFITHDIQAAAYICDRIMILKDGQIEEIVRTQQLNDAQSPYTRKLLQMIIA; encoded by the coding sequence ATACTGATTGTTGAGCATGTTGACAAGTCATATAAAAAAGGCGGCCTGTGGTCCAGGAATCACCAGCGGGTATTGACCAACATCAGCTTCAACTGGAAGCCGGGTGAGTGTCTTGGTATTATCGGTGAGAGCGGGAGCGGCAAATCCACTTTAGGTCGGCTGCTGCTCGGGATTGACAAGCCGGATCAAGGCCGTATTGCATGGCAAGACAGGCATGTTGGTGAACGTGGAACAAGACTTGGAAGTCTCAGCGCTGTCTTTCAGGATTATACCTCCTCTATCAATCCGTTCTATACCGTGGAACAAGCCATAGCAGAGCCATTAAAGCTGCTTAAAGTGAACCCTGGAGAGTGTCAGGCCAAGGTTGAGCAGCTGCTGCACCAGGTCGGCTTAAATTCCTCTTACCGAACTAGATATCCCCATGAGTTATCCGGCGGGGAAGCCCAGCGGGTATGTATTGCCAGAGCCCTCTCGACAGAGCCGCGATGTATTCTACTAGATGAGGCGATCAGTTCCCTGGATGGATCTGTTCAGATTCAAATCCTCGAGCTATTAAAAAGCTTGAGAGTGCTGTATAACATGGGTTATATCTTCATCACCCACGATATACAGGCCGCTGCTTATATTTGCGACAGAATAATGATCCTTAAAGACGGCCAGATCGAAGAAATAGTGCGCACTCAGCAACTGAACGACGCTCAGTCCCCTTACACGAGGAAACTGCTGCAAATGATCATTGCTTAA
- a CDS encoding MFS transporter encodes MKGALSWAYLRLYLLTLLYFSANSILGVIIPLKGDSLGATNTTIGLIMGAYLATTMLCRPWAGLLIHRYGPIKVLRFILVINGLALIMYSFTGLGGYFAARMLQGICTAFFSMALQLGIIDSLPDSDRSQGISMYSLCASMPGVIGPLLAVGIWQNGDMQIFTAAMITIAILTGGVGYSARMGPGGTAPAKASETQGMTGLSMLKTFGQLVTNPHLFKCSVLMLTASLVFGAATTFIPLYAAQVTGGSAAVYLMLQAGTVVVARFVFRKKVPSDGRWHPGFMLAIMLILASAAQSVSYASTGGAIFFYVGAVLMGTAQALLYPTLTTYLTFVLTPSTRNVLLGLFIATADLGVSLGSMLMGPLADLTSYSVMYTFCAALGLSMTLVAYNRRRSLI; translated from the coding sequence TTGAAAGGAGCGCTGTCTTGGGCTTATCTAAGGTTATATCTATTAACGCTGCTATACTTCAGCGCTAATTCCATACTCGGTGTCATCATTCCTCTGAAGGGTGATTCGCTGGGAGCCACCAATACAACAATCGGGTTGATCATGGGAGCGTATTTGGCAACAACGATGTTGTGCAGGCCCTGGGCAGGTCTTCTCATTCATAGATACGGACCCATCAAGGTGCTTCGCTTTATACTTGTGATTAACGGCCTGGCTCTTATTATGTATTCTTTTACCGGATTGGGTGGTTATTTTGCTGCCCGCATGCTGCAGGGAATATGCACAGCTTTTTTCTCCATGGCTTTGCAGCTCGGGATTATCGACTCGCTGCCCGACAGTGACCGTTCCCAAGGCATTTCGATGTATTCACTATGTGCTTCCATGCCAGGGGTTATTGGTCCCCTGCTGGCGGTGGGGATATGGCAGAACGGAGATATGCAGATCTTCACGGCGGCAATGATTACGATTGCGATCCTGACAGGAGGCGTGGGTTATAGTGCCAGGATGGGTCCTGGTGGAACTGCCCCTGCGAAAGCTTCGGAGACACAAGGAATGACCGGGTTATCCATGCTGAAGACTTTCGGACAATTAGTCACCAACCCGCATTTATTCAAGTGCAGTGTCCTCATGCTAACCGCTTCTCTTGTGTTTGGAGCGGCCACAACCTTCATTCCTTTATATGCTGCGCAGGTTACAGGCGGCAGTGCGGCAGTCTATCTGATGCTGCAGGCGGGTACCGTGGTTGTGGCACGATTTGTCTTTAGAAAAAAGGTACCTTCAGACGGACGATGGCACCCGGGATTTATGCTCGCCATCATGCTCATTCTGGCTTCGGCGGCGCAATCGGTCAGCTATGCATCAACAGGCGGAGCCATATTCTTCTATGTAGGCGCAGTTCTGATGGGAACAGCACAGGCACTCCTCTACCCTACGTTAACCACGTATCTGACCTTTGTTCTAACGCCATCAACCCGCAATGTGCTTCTTGGATTGTTCATTGCAACGGCTGATTTAGGTGTATCGCTAGGAAGCATGCTGATGGGCCCGCTTGCGGACCTCACCTCGTATTCGGTTATGTATACGTTTTGTGCGGCTTTGGGTTTGTCGATGACTCTTGTTGCATACAACCGCCGGCGCTCTTTAATCTGA
- a CDS encoding YolD-like family protein produces MAKAKVAKRPTRDEFVLEELGNQLTEAFQEKSEIVLTVWGWEETVRGQIVLMDSRTGKVHVMQNEALTKVPFMDIMNVEYPRD; encoded by the coding sequence ATGGCTAAAGCAAAGGTTGCCAAGAGGCCAACCCGTGATGAGTTTGTGTTGGAGGAATTAGGAAATCAGCTAACTGAAGCTTTCCAGGAGAAATCGGAGATTGTCTTAACCGTGTGGGGCTGGGAAGAGACGGTAAGGGGACAAATTGTCCTGATGGATTCCCGTACGGGAAAGGTGCATGTTATGCAGAATGAAGCGTTGACCAAGGTTCCCTTCATGGACATCATGAATGTTGAATATCCCAGAGATTAG